From the genome of Candidatus Nitrosocosmicus oleophilus, one region includes:
- the psmA gene encoding archaeal proteasome endopeptidase complex subunit alpha — protein sequence MLPAAAGYDRGITVFSPDGRLYQVEYAIETVRRGTLALGIKSTDGVILAVEEKTRKLQISNVTQKIFQIDDHIGLAAAGYIPDARTQVDHARFFAQSNRLIYDEVVDVEGVAKNLADMAQQYTQYAGARPFGVALILAGVDKNGIGLYLTDPSGTYIGYDAVAIGAGSEQVTEHLEKNYRNDISLDKACVLAIESIFMVSEEKTGTKHIRLAVIDSKSKTLRMMPLEEIENYSKQVQDKESQS from the coding sequence TTGTTACCAGCAGCAGCAGGTTATGATAGAGGAATTACTGTTTTCTCACCTGATGGGCGATTATATCAGGTTGAATATGCAATCGAAACCGTTAGGAGAGGCACGCTAGCTTTAGGGATCAAAAGCACTGATGGTGTAATCCTTGCAGTAGAAGAAAAAACGAGAAAATTGCAAATATCTAATGTAACTCAAAAAATATTTCAGATAGATGATCACATAGGTCTTGCCGCAGCAGGGTATATTCCAGACGCTCGCACACAGGTTGACCATGCACGATTTTTTGCCCAGAGTAACCGCCTTATTTATGATGAAGTAGTAGACGTTGAAGGCGTTGCAAAAAATTTAGCTGATATGGCCCAACAGTACACTCAATATGCTGGAGCCAGGCCTTTCGGCGTTGCATTGATATTGGCTGGTGTAGACAAGAATGGAATAGGCTTGTATCTAACTGACCCAAGCGGTACATACATCGGATACGATGCTGTGGCAATTGGTGCAGGAAGCGAACAAGTAACTGAACACCTAGAAAAGAATTATAGGAATGATATTAGTCTTGACAAAGCATGTGTACTTGCTATTGAATCTATCTTCATGGTTAGTGAAGAAAAGACCGGTACTAAACACATCAGATTGGCAGTAATTGATTCAAAATCAAAAACTTTGCGAATGATGCCGTTAGAAGAAATAGAGAATTATTCAAAACAAGTTCAAGATAAAGAAAGTCAATCTTGA
- a CDS encoding peroxiredoxin family protein yields the protein MAIEIGSKAPNLQISKWVQGTPTNIDQLAGNVVVIEVFQVNCPGCFLYGIPHAISLYEKFKNKNVKILGVATAFEDYDKNTLQNLELLLSDNQVIGETFKALKQHGKLVDGNKLYYKIPFPVAFDNVIKMPFDVSDKMIFDFIDIYFPDFSTFSDKDKADLIDKVRNYLQNKEFSASTFETYRLRGTPSSVVIDKEGILRYSFFGSEGYLEGAVNELLNQR from the coding sequence ATGGCAATTGAAATTGGTTCCAAAGCACCTAATTTGCAAATTTCTAAATGGGTACAAGGTACACCAACTAATATAGATCAATTGGCGGGAAATGTTGTCGTTATAGAAGTCTTTCAAGTTAATTGTCCAGGGTGTTTTTTATATGGAATTCCTCATGCGATTTCTCTCTATGAAAAATTTAAGAATAAAAATGTCAAAATATTAGGAGTAGCAACTGCATTCGAAGATTATGACAAAAATACTTTACAAAACCTTGAACTTTTACTTTCAGATAATCAAGTAATTGGAGAGACATTTAAGGCGTTAAAACAACATGGCAAATTGGTTGACGGAAATAAGTTATATTATAAGATACCATTTCCTGTAGCATTTGATAATGTTATTAAAATGCCATTCGATGTTTCAGACAAGATGATTTTTGATTTTATTGATATATATTTTCCTGATTTTTCTACGTTCTCTGACAAAGATAAAGCAGATCTTATCGACAAAGTGCGAAATTATTTGCAAAATAAGGAATTTTCGGCATCGACATTTGAGACTTATAGATTGAGGGGAACACCCTCCTCCGTAGTTATAGATAAAGAGGGAATATTGAGATACAGTTTTTTTGGATCTGAGGGTTATTTGGAAGGAGCAGTGAACGAGTTGCTAAATCAACGGTGA
- a CDS encoding putative RNA uridine N3 methyltransferase, with the protein MRFDVSIPDSFLYDVSTEIDKTLKIFQLARALSIFRVNNVFIYHDKLLSTSKYDLQFMVTILEYLDTPQYLRKKIYPKIDILKHAGKLHPIRSHHHKDKIEINDIKAGEIRVGVVEKRGDAYVVDVGLKIPIKYEGKFKQGGRKVNVKLLKHKNYINAVDIEKNEITEKYWGYNVYQIRELKNILEKFPISNIILTSKYSKYFNPSENELSKANRQLSNNSILVVFGSPKFGLNSILSKEKMDISKYYSYNFFPNQGTQTVRLEESIYGVLSILNICLPSS; encoded by the coding sequence TTGAGATTTGATGTTTCCATTCCAGACTCGTTCTTGTATGACGTTTCAACTGAAATTGATAAGACATTAAAAATTTTCCAATTAGCAAGAGCGTTGTCGATTTTTAGAGTTAATAACGTATTCATATATCATGATAAGTTACTAAGTACAAGCAAATATGATCTCCAATTCATGGTAACTATCCTTGAATATCTTGATACGCCTCAATACTTACGAAAGAAAATCTATCCGAAAATCGATATATTGAAACATGCTGGGAAGCTTCATCCAATAAGGTCACATCATCATAAAGATAAGATAGAAATAAATGACATCAAAGCTGGCGAAATTAGGGTTGGGGTTGTTGAGAAAAGAGGTGACGCCTATGTTGTAGATGTTGGACTTAAAATACCTATCAAATACGAAGGGAAATTTAAGCAAGGTGGTAGGAAGGTCAACGTAAAATTACTAAAGCATAAAAATTACATTAATGCTGTTGATATCGAAAAAAATGAAATAACAGAGAAATATTGGGGTTACAATGTGTATCAAATAAGAGAATTAAAAAATATTTTGGAAAAGTTTCCTATCTCTAACATTATCCTTACGTCTAAATATTCAAAATACTTTAACCCGTCTGAGAATGAGTTATCTAAGGCCAATAGACAATTAAGCAATAATTCAATCTTAGTTGTTTTCGGATCACCAAAATTTGGATTGAACTCTATTTTATCAAAAGAGAAAATGGACATTTCCAAGTACTATTCTTATAATTTCTTTCCAAATCAAGGTACTCAAACAGTCAGATTAGAGGAATCAATTTATGGAGTTTTGTCTATTCTTAATATTTGTCTTCCATCTTCCTAA